Proteins from a single region of Nerophis ophidion isolate RoL-2023_Sa linkage group LG08, RoL_Noph_v1.0, whole genome shotgun sequence:
- the enc1 gene encoding ectoderm-neural cortex protein 1 gives MKMSVCVHENRKSRASTGSMNIYLFHKSSYADSVLMHLNSLRQQRLFTDVLLHAGSRSFPCHRAVLAACSRYFEAMFSGGLRESQAREVDFHESIHPEVLELLLDYAYSSRVVINEENAESLLEAGDMLEFQDIRDACAEFLERNLHPSNCLGMLLLSDAHQCTKLSELSWSMCLSNFPAICKTEDFLQLPKDMVVQLLSHEELETEDERLVYETALNWINYDLERRHCDLPELLRTVRLALLPAIFLMENVSTEELINAQAKSKELVDEAIRCKLKILQNDGVVNSPCARPRKTSHALFLLGGQTFMCDKLYLVDQKAKEIIPKADIPSPRKEFSACAIGCKVYITGGRGSENGVSKDVWVYDTVHEEWSKAAPMLIARFGHGSAELKHCLYVVGGHTAATGCLPASPSVSLKQVEQFDPVANKWTMVAPLREGVSNAAVVSVKLKLFAFGGTSVTHDKLPKVQCYDPQENRWTVPASCPQPWRYTAAAVLGNQIFVMGGDTEFSACSAYKFSSESYQWTKVGDVTAKRMSCQAVASGNKLYVVGGYFGTQRCKTLDCYDPTLDAWNSITTVPYSLIPTAFVSTWKHLPA, from the coding sequence ATGAAAATGTCTGTGTGTGTCCACGAGAACCGGAAATCCCGGGCTAGCACCGGCTCCATGAACATCTACCTGTTCCACAAGTCCTCCTACGCCGACAGCGTCCTCATGCACCTCAATTCTCTGCGGCAGCAACGACTATTCACAGATGTGTTGCTTCACGCCGGCAGCCGCTCCTTTCCATGCCACCGCGCCGTACTGGCCGCTTGCAGCCGTTACTTTGAGGCCATGTTCAGCGGCGGGCTGAGGGAGAGCCAGGCCAGGGAGGTTGACTTCCACGAGTCCATCCACCCAGAAGTCCTGGAGCTCCTGCTGGACTACGCGTACTCCTCTCGGGTGGTCATCAACGAGGAGAATGCAGAGTCACTTCTGGAAGCCGGGGACATGCTGGAGTTCCAGGACATCAGAGATGCATGTGCAGAATTCCTGGAGAGGAACCTTCACCCGTCCAACTGCCTTGGGATGCTCCTGCTGTCAGACGCCCACCAGTGTACCAAGCTGTCAGAACTCTCCTGGAGCATGTGCCTAAGCAACTTCCCCGCCATTTGCAAGACGGAAGACTTCCTCCAGCTGCCCAAAGACATGGTGGTCCAGCTTTTGTCCCATGAAGAGCTAGAGACTGAAGATGAGCGACTAGTTTATGAGACTGCCCTGAACTGGATCAACTATGATCTAGAGAGACGACACTGCGACCTTCCTGAACTCCTCAGAACGGTTCGCCTGGCTCTTTTGCCCGCCATTTTCCTGATGGAAAACGTCTCGACTGAGGAGCTGATCAACGCCCAGGCCAAGAGCAAGGAGCTGGTAGATGAGGCCATCCGCTGCAAGCTGAAGATCCTGCAGAACGACGGCGTGGTCAATAGTCCGTGTGCCCGTCCCCGCAAAACCAGTCATGCCCTTTTTCTCCTGGGGGGGCAGACATTCATGTGTGACAAGCTGTACCTTGTGGACCAAAAGGCCAAGGAGATCATTCCCAAAGCAGACATTCCGAGCCCCAGGAAGGAATTCAGTGCCTGTGCCATTGGTTGTAAGGTTTATATCACAGGGGGACGAGGTTCAGAAAACGGGGTGTCCAAAGACGTTTGGGTCTATGATACGGTCCATGAAGAATGGTCCAAAGCGGCGCCAATGCTCATCGCCAGATTCGGTCACGGCTCAGCCGAACTGAAGCACTGCCTGTATGTGGTCGGAGGTCACACGGCGGCCACCGGCTGCCTCCCCGCCTCACCGTCCGTGTCGCTCAAACAGGTGGAACAGTTCGACCCGGTGGCCAACAAGTGGACCATGGTGGCACCTCTGCGAGAAGGCGTGAGCAACGCGGCCGTGGTCAGCGTCAAACTCAAGCTCTTTGCTTTCGGGGGAACAAGCGTCACCCATGACAAACTGCCCAAAGTCCAGTGCTACGACCCCCAAGAGAACCGATGGACTGTACCGGCGTCCTGCCCGCAGCCCTGGCGCTACACCGCTGCTGCCGTGCTGGGAAACCAGATCTTTGTCATGGGCGGCGACACAGAGTTCTCGGCTTGCTCGGCGTACAAGTTCAGCAGCGAGAGCTATCAGTGGACTAAAGTGGGCGACGTGACGGCCAAGCGCATGAGCTGCCAGGCCGTGGCATCGGGAAACAAACTCTACGTGGTGGGCGGGTACTTTGGCACTCAGCGCTGTAAAACTTTGGACTGCTACGACCCTACGCTGGACGCTTGGAACAGCATCACCACGGTACCGTACTCCCTCATTCCCACGGCTTTCGTCAGCACCTGGAAGCATCTGCCGGCCTGA